The Chelonoidis abingdonii isolate Lonesome George chromosome 11, CheloAbing_2.0, whole genome shotgun sequence genomic interval ATAGTAGCCagtggagggctgggagccaggactccggttccatctcccagctctgggaccgGGTGGGGGCCGgtgtcagagcagagggggctgggatccaggactcctgggttctcccccggcttctgggaggggagtggggggcctggtggttcagagcagggcgggctgggagccaggactccctgGGTTCTCTCCTATCTCAAATGCAGCGTGTGACGGTGGCTGTAGGGGTCACGCAAGTCCGAGTGGCCTGGGAGCAGGAAAAGCCAGTATCTGGTGGTGGGGGCAGACCAACAAAGGAGGGGGGAAGTGTgttcccaccacccccaccccttcacaaGCAGGAAGCACGTCCCCGATTTGCTGCTGATTGCTGTCGCGGACGCTTGGGGTCGAGGTCCTGGGGACGCCGCCCTTGCCCCCCACACATCAGGTTTCTCCCGAAGCGACGCCGGTCTCCACCATCGTCCTCCTGCCAGGGGATGGGGATGTTTGCCGGAGGAGAAGTCGTCGTAGAAACTCTGCATGCTCGTCCAAGCACCACGCCCTTCCACCGTGGAGAAAGGCGCCCACCGCCTAATGTCCTTGGCGGTAGACCGCTGGGGTCGGGACGAAAGGGCGGCTCCCTAGACTGGGCAAGCCCCGGGGGGAACGCATGGGAAAACCTGCTGGGGCGGTGGGCAGGGCGTGGGGTGACAGCCCAATGCAGAACTGGACCCGAGTGTCTACACCCAAACCCGGGGACAAGAACGCCGAGCCGGGTCTCCACTGCGAGCAACCCACTCGCATGGCACAGCCAACCGCCGGGGACAAAGACcgcccctttccccaccacaaCCGCCCCATGCACAGCCCCACTGTGCAACACAGCATCGCCACAGCCCAACGCCGGGGACCAAGACCGCCCCTTTCCCACCACACCCGCCCCATGCAACCAGCCCCCACTGCAACGCACAGCATGCACAGCCCAACGCCGTGGGACAAGACCAGCCCCGTTCCCACCGCAACCACCCGTACGCACACCCAATGCCGGGACAAGACCGCCCCCGTTCTCCTGCCCAACCTGCAAGCGACGTACGCACAACCCAATGCGGGGACAAGACCGGCCCCGTTCTTCAACCCAGCAACCACCACACGCACAGCCCAACGCCGGGGCAAGACACCCCCATCTCTCCACCACAATCCAACTGCAACCCACAACCCAAATGCGGGGGACAAAAACCGCCCCGTTTCTCCACCGCAACCAACTGCAACCCACAACCCAATGCCGGGGACAAAAACCGCCCATTCGCACACTGCAACCACTGCAACGCAACAGCCGCAACTGCcgggaaaaaaaaaccaagacgCCGCCACATTCCCCAAAGACCGCCAGAACCAACTGCAAACCCACAACCCAATGCAGGGGACATAACCGCCCCATTACTCCATCCGCAACCACTGCACGCACAACCCAACCCATGGACAAACTCCGCCTGTTCCTCACACAACCAAAACGCGCCCATGCACAGCCCACTGCATACCACCGCAACGCCACACCCACGCTGGGTCGGAAAACATAACCGATGGCCCCGTCCCGTCCGCAACATACCGTCGACCACCCACGACAACCACATTAACAATCCCAAAACACAGGAgacactctgccccttccctacACATACCTGCCCCATGACATAAgccactgccaaaaaaaaaaaaaaaaaaaaaaataacaacaaataaaaataaaccactaCGCAATGCACAGGCCCAACGCTCGGGGACAAAAAAGACCACCTTCATTCTTCCCTCTCCCGGATCGTCCTTCGCCTTCTTCCCAATCAAAGTCCACCCACACGACACGCACAGCGCACAAGCACACTACACTCAAAGCCGGACCAAGACACCCCATCCCACTGCATGCAAGACCACCCCATGCACAACCGCGAGGAAACACGGGGACATACACGCCACTCGCCCCATTCCCCACCTGCCTCGACATACCGCCCCTCCCAGCACAGCCCAACTACAAACCACTGCATGCACAGCCACGCCAGGGACAACACCCAAGACGCCGGTTCCCCCGAAACCACGTCCCCAGGGACCTCGACCCCAACGCGTCCGCCGACAGCATCAGCAGCAAATCGGGGACGTGCTTCCTGctgtgaagggggtggggggtgggaacacacttcccccctcctttgtgtctccccccaccaccagaTACTTGGCTTTTCCTGCTCCCAGGCCACTCGGGACTTGGTGACCCCTACAGCCACCGTCACACAGCTGCATGAgatgaggagagaacccaggagtcctggctcccagccccgccctgctctgaaccaccagcccccactcccctcccagagccggggggagaacccaggagtcctggctcccagcccccctgctctaaccaccagcccccattgccctcccagagccggggggagaacccaggagtcctggatcccagccccctctgctctgaaccaccagcccccacccccgtcccagagctggggagagaacccaggagtcctggctcccagccctccctgctctaaccatcagcccctactcccctcccagagccaaggagagaacccaggagtccaggctcctagTTCCACCCCCCGCATTAATCCTCcaaaccccacttccctcccccagctctgttaAGGGAACagggattgggagccaggactcctgggttctctccccagcttggtgtttagagcagggggaggtgagaatccggactcctgggttccattcctggggtggggactttggggaaaaaTTGTAACCCTTGCTAATAATCAGCGTAAGATTTCAATAGCGCTTTACCCTCGTTACGTAactccccttcccatcccccactcccagGATGCTCCCCAATTTCACACACTGCTCGGGGGGGGACAAGGAAGGAGGCCCCCGGGGGGCTTATGGTCCATCAGGGAAGGGTTTGGCACCCAGGCGTCCTGGCCTGTCACCTCTAGACCGGCCTGTCCTGTCTCTGGATCggaggggtaggggtggggtcgATTCGAAGTCCCTTCCATAGTTACCTAGAGCCGGTCACCGGGGCCCAGCCCGTGGCCCACCATCCGGTTCGGTGCACGTTCTCCCGCCGTTCGGCAGGAGCCGTGGTAGCCTTGTCATGAGCCGCTTAGTAGCCAATTTTGTATATAATAGTAAATTGGGTTGTGGTCGCTGTGTAGCCTGTGTCTGGGTGTTAGCCCCGGGCATCCCGGCGGGGGGGGCACCCGTGCAGTGTGTTGTGACTGAGTGTAGACGCAGGGAACACACCCAGCAGGGTTTCAAGCTCACACAAATGGCTATCATGGGGGTACAGTCTCCTAAGACACCCCTTACAGTCGTTCACAGATGCCCATTCACAGCCGGACAGACAATCTCTTAGTCACATGGCCAGCTACAGTCATTCAGAGATGCAACCACAGccacacaatctctctctcacacacacacacatgcacaccccagTTGTACACACATCTACAGTCATTCGGTCATAAGCTCTTAACTACACCTCCCTACACACAATTACAGTCACAACCGACACAGTCGCCTAGTCTCTCTCTTCATAGTCTCTCTCTTATGCTACAGTCTCCCAGTCATAGTCTCTTAATCACCCCGCCAAGCTACAGTCATTCACAGTTACAGCCGTCAAGTCTTAGTCACGCGGACAGCTACAGCCGTTCAGAGATGCACAGTCTCGGCCGTGCAGATGCTTAATCTCATGCACAGCTCCAGTCATGCGTCACACCATCgtcatatcttagttatgccccCCCCCAACTACAGCCGTTCACAACTACACTGTGTCGGTTGTGCGTGGCTGCACAGGCAAGAGATTACGATGGAGTCACTGCAGTTGTGTGTGAGATTTGGAGACTGTGGCTATGAATGACTGTAGCTGTATGTGTGACTAACACTTGATGGATGTAACTGCCAATGACAGCAGTTTAGGGTGTCATTAAAGAGTTTATGGGAGACTGTAAGAAAGAGCCTTGGAGACTGTATACTGTTGTGACTGTAATCATGAAAGGCTGTAGTTGCGGGCAGTGTAGTTAAGAGCCCATAACTGTGTGACCAAGACTACAGCTACgaccacagtgtgtgtgtgtgacagactaTGAGATTGTAAGGCTCTATCTGTGCATGACTGTTGGTGGGTGTGTGGTCATGAGACTATATGGCTCTGGGTGTGTGTAATTAAGAAACTGCAGTCATCCACAGTTACACAGTCGCACACATACACCAGTCAGTCACACTTAGTCACAGCTTTACAATCTCTTAGCTACACACACAAACTACGTCAATCAGCAAAGAAAGGAAGGTAGCTAACTTGGTGCAGCCCGGAGTTGTTGGGCTCAGTACAGGCGGTCTGGGTGACATACCCCAGTCCGTGCTAGACAGGAGGATCAGACTTGAGGTCTCAAGCTCCTTTCTGGCCTGAACATTGATCAACTCTATGACTACACCGCCACACACAGTCGTCGAGCCTTTGGATTACACCCGTGCAAACGACAGTCATTCATCACTACACAGGTTCGGGTGTGTGCATAAAGCTGAGTCTTCACAGGCTGTACATGGAGAAGAAGTGTATGCGCTTGCACACACAGGTACACAATACCAGACAGTCACCCGCAATCACCGTCACCACGACAAAACACATGGAGCATGATAAAAATTAGCCCCTCGGACACACGCACACAGTCAGACTCGTGCTCACAATGACAGTCACACAACCACTTGGGATGagcttgacacacacacacacacacatacacggtCATAGAGTCACTGTTGCACACTCACAGTGGAAGACACAGATGCCCAGAAACAAACCCCCACATGGGCGATGGTCAGTCTTGCACAAGCGCAGCTCACATTTCTGCACGAGCACAATCACACAAACACCCACCCTCGCTGCTGCAAAACCAGTCATGGTGCTACAAACCAATCCCACGTACAAGAGCAGCCTTTCACAACCACTGTCACTAGTCAACCACAGCCAATCTCAGCTGCTCACGATCACTCTGTCATGCacagctgcacagacacagcaaCGCAGAGACCATCCCAACCACACAACAGCTCCCACACATGACCCGACGCTGTCACAAGTACTCATAATTACACAGCCCTGCACTGTCACAGCTGCGCGTCGGCACAACAGATATCACCACCAAGCCACAACCACTCCCAGCCGGTCACAGGCGGACACCCTCACAGCTGCGCCTTGGCACAATGGACATTGCCACTGACCCACAACCACTCCCAGCTGGTCACAGGCGGACACCGTCACAGCTGCACCTCAGCACAATGGACATTGCCACCGACCCACAACCACTCCCAGCCGGTCACAGGCGGACACCGTCACAGCTGCACCTCGGCACGACAAACATCGCCACCGACCCACAACCGCTCCCAGCCGGTCACAGGTGGACACCGTCACAGCTGCTCCAAGTCACAGCCCAACACTGGTCATGGACAACCACTCCCAGACCCATCACGGTTGCACCCCCAGTCACagcctgtcacggagtgtgggggagtcagggccctgcacccccccaattcctgtgattcactgtgactctcagccagccagtaaaacagaaggtttattagctgacaggaacacagtccagaccagagcttgtaggtacagacaacaggacccctcggtcaggtccatcttggggagtGGGGAGTCCAGACCCTGGTGCTGggcttgcctcagtttccccagccagctccaaactgaaacttcctccagcccctcctctggcctttgtctagGGGCCACctcatctctttgttctccaacaccttcagttggcaccttgcaggggaggggcccaggccatcagtggccaggagacagagtgtcggccattctctgtgcagacaccatcacactggccctctagggctcCACAACAATCACACCCTGTTATCCCACCACTTaaatacttaagaactgcataggggaaactgaggcacccccactctagtcagagaaaacattaagaacattcccacttcatcacacagcCGCACACtcgctcccagccacaacctccCCCCCAGTCACAGCCCCACACCAGCACAGCTGCACACTCGCTCCCAGTCACAACCTACCCCCCCCCAGTCACAGCCCCACACCAGCACATGGCACCACCGCCCCTAccccccagccacacacaccctcccaccACCGGTGGTGGTGTCCATCGCCCCTGGCTCAGCTCCCCCGTCTCGCCCTCTCATGGCCGCCGGGGCAGCTGTGAGCCCATATGGTGTCGCTCCTGAACAGAGCTGAGTCCAGGTCCAGCTGATGGCCTTGCACCCGGATCCCCTGCAGGCAGCCCCGAAAGGCCCCCCACTCCTGGGGGCTGGAGGTCTAACCCCCCTCTGCAAGGGAGATATCATGTcagaaggtggggagagaggggactcCCTggcaccccaccaccacccacacagCCACCCCTTCTTGGGGAAGGATCTTACGTCAAGGCTGCCCCAGCTAAGCTGGGATGGGGGCACAGTCAAGGCCATCCCGGGTGTGGGGGAAGCAGTCAAACAgtacccagggctgggggggaatgTACCTGGCAGCCCGCCAATGAAGAGCCGCCCCTCCTGGCCCACCCAGGCctcctgcagccactggaagTCGGGGGGCTGCCCGGGCAGGGTGTCCCCGTGGTCacccagctgcagggccagctggGCGGGGGAGACTTGCAGGCGCAGGGGGGCATCCAGGCAGGGCCCCTCTGGCAGAGGCAGCCTCAGCTCGGTCCGGTTACCCAGGCACACCACCAGGGCCTacgagagagggagggggaggctcaGGGGGAGATGGAGATGGGTTCCCCCCCCCAAGGTCCCCAAACCTGCCCCCAGGCTACACACGAGTGACGATCCCTCCCCGATGGTGTCCCCAGTGAGCAAACCCCTGGCACCACACATCCCCAGTGACCAGATCTGTGGCACCCCCCCAGTGAGCAGATCCCACCAGCACCATGCCCCCTGGTGAGCGGATCCCCCACACTGCACCTCCCAAAGAGCAGATCCCATCAGCACCATGCCCCATGGTGAGCAGATCCCCTGCACTGAATCCCTCCCTATGAGCagatccccagcccctccccctggtgAACAGATCCCTGGCACCATGCCCCCCACAGTGAGTGGATCCCCGGCACCCTCCCCTGGTGAATGAATCCTTGGCATTGTGCCCCCCAGTGAGTGGGTCCCTGGCACTGCACCCCCCTGGTAAGCAGAACCCTGGCACCGCGCCCCCCCTCGGTGAGCGGATTCCCCCCacaccatccccccccccccccccccccccccgctcccccacccccccccccccccccNNNNNNNNNNNNNNNNNNNNNNNNNNNNNNNNNNNNNNNNNNNNNNNNNNNNNNNNNNNNNNNNNNNNNNNNNNNNNNNNNNNNNNNNNNNNNNNNNNNNNNNNNNNNNNNNNNNNNNNNNNNNNNNNNNNNNNNNNNNNNNNNNNNNNNNNNNNNNNNNNNNNNNNNNNNNNNNNNNNNNNNNNNNNNNNNNNNNNNNNNNNNNNNNNNNNNNNNNNNNNNNNNNNNNNNNNNNNNNNNNNNNNNNNNNNNNNNNNNNNNNNNNNNNNNNNNNNNNNNNNNNNNNNNNNNNNNNNNNNNNNNNNNNNNNNNNNNNNNNNNNNNNNNNNNNNNNNNNNNNNNNNNNNNNNNNNNNNNNNNNNNNNNNNNNNNNNNNNNNNNNNNNNNNNNNNNNNNNNNNNNNNNNNNNNNNNNNNNNNNNNNNNNNNNNNNNNNNNNNNNNNNNNNNNNNNNNNNNNNNNNNNNNNNNNNNNNNNNNNNNNNNNNNNNNNNNNNNNNNNNNNNNNNNNNNNNNNNNNNNNNNNNNNNNNNNNNNNNNNNNNNNNNNNNNNNNNNNNNNNNNNNNNNNNNNNNNNNNNNNNNNNNNNNNNNNNNNNNNNNNNNNNNNNNNNNNNNNNNNNNNNNNNNNNNNNNNNNNNNNNNNNNNNNNNNNNNNNNNNNNNNNNNNNNNNNNNNNNNNNNNNNNNNNNNNNNNNNNNNNNNNNNNNNNNNNNNNNNNNNNNNNNNNNNNNNNNNNNNNNNNNNNNNNNNNNNNNNNNNNNNNNNNNNNNNNNNNNNNNNNNNNNNNNNNNNNNNNNNNNNNNNNNNNNggagagaacccaggagtcctggctcccagcccctcctgctctgacccaccagcccccactcccttcccagagccggggacagaacccaggagtcctggctcccaggcccccctgctctgacccaccagcccccactccgcttccagagccggggagagaacccaggagtcctggctcccagccccctgctctaacgcaccagcccccactcccctcccagagccggggagagaacccaggagtcctggctcccagccccccctgctctaacccacccccctcccagagccggggagagaacccaggcatccgggctccTCACCGGGGCCAGCAGGTAGGAGGCCGGGAGGAGCAGCCCCCCCACGGCGAGGCGCATCTTGGATGTGCGGCGCTCGATGATGGGGTACGAGACGTGGCCCAGGGTCAGCAGCTCGTCGCCGTCCACTTCCAGCCGCACGCTGTCCCCTTCGTTCATCACCAGCATCTGGGGAGGACCGGGGGGGCACTTGGCTACTGTGGCTCAACAGGGCCCCAAACCTCACCTTTCCACCCCAGGGGGACCCCCAAATttaccccagccccctccagccaCCGCATCCCCAGGGTCCCCCAAAACCCACccagcccccctctgccctgagaaaACCCCCCAAACCTACCCAACCCCCTGTCCATCTGCCCTCACAGCCAAGGTCCCCCATAATACACCCAGCCCCCCTACTCCCTGAGAGAATCCCCCCAAACCCACTGTCCATCTGCCCTCAGGCCCAGgatcccccccaaaacccacccaGCTCCCTTccaccctgagagaaccccccaaaacccacccatccaccctccagctgcccccaccccttaggTTCCCCCCAAGCCACACAGCTACCCCCACTCCAAGGCCCCCCCTAAAACACACCCACATCCCAGTTACTGCTTCCCCAAGGGgacccccccaaaaccttccccctcctcctggctATCCCCACCCCAATTGCTGCCCCCAAATACACCCGGCCCCATGTCCCTCTTCCCAGCACCCCTACCCCTCAGGAGAGCCCCCCGAGTCCCCCCTGGCCCCCCATACTCGGTGCCACTGTCCGTCGTCCAGCCGCTGCCCGCCTCGCACGCTGATGTTCGTCATGACACTGCTGATCTGCATCTCCGCTTTCCCCCGCCGCAGCCCCAGGACGAACCAGTCGCTGTGGTCCCCCATGTCCCCGAAAAAGATCACCCCCTCGGGGTCCAGCGTGCGGAAGTCAAAGGACGAGGCGGCTCTGGGGAGAGAGGGGCCCACACCGTACAaagggaacccaggcgtcctggctcccagacccccctgctctaaccatcagcccccactcccctcccagagctggggagagaacccaggagtcctggctcccatccccctgttctgacccaccagcccccactccccttccagagccggggagagaacccaggagtcctggctcccagccccacctaaCCCGTCGCCCCCCGCATCGgaagccccccgccccagccttcCCCGGGTGTACGGTCACCTTGCTGAGGGCGATGGAGATTGGTGGCTGCCTGCGGGTGGCGTCCCCCAATGACTGAGCCGAATTTCAGGGCCCCCTCCTCACCTGGGAGCGAGGCCTGGAAGCAGTGACCATCCTGGAGGGGGGGACGGCAGACAAGCAGTGGGTTACCTCGTAGCGCCCCTATGCAGACCCTCGCCAGCCATGGTGGCCTGCTGAATGCGCAGGGCGGCAGTGCACCTGGGCGTTTACAGGGGGTTGGTTGCCAGCCAGTTCCCGCAGCCGCTAACGGGGGGGAGGATCCAGGTCCATTAAATCGCTGCTGCTTACCCCAGCTGGCCACCAGGTGTCAGCGCTGCTCCATGATAGGAACACCAGCACTACTAGGACgcaggggctggtgggttagagcgggggaactgggagccaggactcctgggttctctctccggctctgggaggggagtgggggctggtgggttagagcagcggggtggctgggagccaggactcctgggttctctccccagctccaggagaggTGGGGGGTCTCTCTTTTTCACTGGCGCCGGCCTCGGATTATAGGGGGAGAAAGCGGGAGTTTGCTAGCAGAAGACCCACAACGTCCAGCTGCCCCTGTTGTCAGCTAGGGTACTGGGGCAGCTGACCCATCACAAAAAGCATGTCTAGGGCTGCTTTCACCCCCTGGCTCCCCCAACACTGGAGCaacccagcctcagtttcccctttgagCCAACCACCATGTAGCTCTGTGGCTGGcagtccctctctgtgcctccagcCAGCTCATTAATCATCTGTCCCCACTCAGGGCGATAACGAAGCCAGCGGGTTAGGAGGGAAGGGCCTTTTGGGAGGTCCTTTGCTTCACAGGCTTTCGACGCAGGGTGTGTTGTGAAGCAGGAGATCACAGGTGGTCTGCAGAGAACCAGCCTGGAGCCAGGCAGGGTGTGCTGTGCCCACCTCCCTTcagagcagcctgttttgtctctTCCTGTTTTATGGGATTTTGGGTGTTATTGGCCGCACTGGGCCAGGCCACTGGTCCATCTAGGCCAATGTCCCGTCTTGACAGCggccaataccagatgccccagagggaatcacTAAGTGACCCAGCCCATTCCCAGAGTCTGGCAAACTGAGGCTGGAGCCACCCTCCCTggccaccctggctaatagccattgctggacacatcctccatgaacttctctattttttttttaacgctgttatggtcttggccttcacaacatccagtGGCGAGGAGTTCCCAGGtcgactgtgcgttgtgtgaagaaatacgtccattggtttgttttaaacctgctgcctggtcatttcatcgggtgacccctagttcttgtgttgtgagaaggaataaataacatttcctcttTGACTCTCTCCACACCGGTCACGACTTTATAGCCCTctctcatatccctccttagccatctctttcccaagctgagaAGTTCtcatcttattaatctctcctcatacggcagccgttCCAGACCCCAAaatcattttgttgtccagttcTGAACCTTCTCCGATTCCAATCGATCCTTTTCGAGAGGTggcgaccacatctgcaggcAGGCTTCAAGTATTCAGTCTGTTCCTACAGCCGTGATGAACCACAAATTGGCTCACTGCCCCAGATGTTCTTAGCAACAGCTGGATCCGAAAGCCCTGGGGCTTGTCCCTTAGGTAAACCGAGATACAGGAAAAGTCCCCCCAAGGAATTAGCGCAACAGAGACCCAGAAACCAGGACTGAGACGAGGGAGCAGTCGCGTGAAAGCTACAACCAAATTATGGGGAGTTAACTTTGGGGCCCGGGGAAGGGGGAGTTGCTATCAGCTCACCGGGATTCTCCATCGCCGACCCCGGGTGCTTTTCGgagagatctgctctgggaattattttggggcaggtctcGGGCCCGGGCACCACGGAGTGGGCAgcttttgcaatatttttttgaCGAAGCctagccctgcctcagtttccccctaaGGCTTTCTGGGGCTGCTCCATGGGACAGGGGGGAACAGGGTGAAGTCTGCGCTTGGGGCATGTTGCTGAGTGGTCTGAGATAGAATGGGTCATGGACAAGGACTGGCCCAGGCTGACCCATATCAGTGGAAAATCGGGGGGCGGGCTGGATGATCACCATGGTGCAAGCCACCCCTCTTCTGGgacccaacccagggaccctgtggGAAGCCACCACACCCAGTTTTCCTCGTGATTCCTTGCTCCTTCCTACAACTGCCTCTGTAGTACGTTGTTTCCCAGACTTGCAGCCCCTGCCTCCCCGGCTACCCGTCCCCTGCAGCAGCTTCCTGTCAACCCACTCACAGCTGGGACAGTCGGGGGGGCCTGTCCACCCCATGCGATGGCACGTTTCTGCCAGCGTGCAAACTCACCGGCCAGGGGGACGAGCCATCGGCTAGAACCACCCCAGAGCCTCTGTAGGTCCGGCATGGGTTGGAGAGGAAGGTTTGCCTGGTAGTCAGAGCGCTGGGTTGTGGGCTCGACTCCTGGCTCCGCCACAAACCAC includes:
- the SHBG gene encoding LOW QUALITY PROTEIN: sex hormone-binding globulin (The sequence of the model RefSeq protein was modified relative to this genomic sequence to represent the inferred CDS: substituted 1 base at 1 genomic stop codon), whose product is MAAYGGFGATDGLRFRGVRDAEVVTSFHGVNLWAWIDIDFHAALVLPGFDGHCFQASLPGEEGALKFGSVIGGRHPQAATNLHRPQQEQGGLGARTPGFPLYGVGPSLPRAASSFDFRTLDPEGVIFFGDMGDHSDWFVLGLRRGKAEMQISSVMTNISVRGGQRLDDGQWHRMLVMNEGDSVRLEVDGDELLTLGHVSYPIIERRTSKMRLAVGGLLLPASYLLAPALVVCLGNRTELRLPLPEGPCLDAPLRLQVSPAQLALQLGDHGDTLPGQPPDFQWLQEAWVGQEGRLFIGGLPEGGXTSSPQEWGAFRGCLQGIRVQGHQLDLDSALFRSDTIWAHSCPGGHERARRGS